One genomic segment of Myxococcus xanthus includes these proteins:
- a CDS encoding ABC transporter ATP-binding protein yields the protein MSADSPATRAQERPLRGLGALLGPQGPLVAGAALASTLAAALALVPFFVVARMATSIYATPPDLDAVRALALLAAGALALRYILVAAANMLAHVAAFRILHDLRVRLAKKLGAVPLSFFSRRGAGELKKTLMDDVNQLEAFVAHHFPDAVTALVVPLATAISLLWIDWRMALASLVMAPLAVMAMAVAMREVGKAHQQWNALQSRMNRSLLEYLRGIHVIKTFGLSARRFSDLSSSIEEGLSWMEGFMRTNGRGYGAFGALIGSSLVVLVPMGGWLYTRGTLSLESLVLFLVLGPQLLMSMMRLMFAWGNADRIQAGNARIQAILAAPDLETPTSAARPSHDGVAFRGVSFRYEDGGPEVLRDVSFEAPAGKVTALVGPSGAGKTTLVRLVPRLWEATNGAVELGGVDVRALPLDQLLSHLSMVFQDVFLFHGTVRENLRLARPDATDAQVDAACRAARAYDFIQALPGKYDTLLGERGARLSGGEKQRLSIARALLKDAPVLLLDEATAFADPENEARIQEALSALCAGRTVLVVAHRLSTIATADHIVVLDGGRVNDQGTHDELLARCALYQQLWRSHTEALDWSLGDPGTPDVQKEVV from the coding sequence ATGAGCGCCGACTCCCCCGCCACGCGGGCCCAGGAACGCCCTCTCCGGGGCCTTGGTGCACTTCTCGGACCGCAGGGGCCGCTCGTCGCTGGGGCCGCGCTCGCGTCGACGTTGGCGGCGGCCCTCGCATTGGTGCCGTTCTTCGTCGTCGCACGCATGGCGACCTCGATTTACGCGACGCCGCCGGACCTCGACGCGGTTCGAGCGCTCGCCCTCCTCGCCGCGGGTGCGCTCGCGTTGCGTTACATCCTCGTCGCCGCCGCGAACATGCTGGCGCACGTCGCCGCGTTCCGCATCCTCCATGACCTGCGCGTGCGGCTCGCGAAGAAGCTCGGCGCCGTTCCACTTTCGTTTTTCAGCCGTCGTGGCGCGGGAGAACTGAAGAAGACACTGATGGACGACGTGAACCAGCTCGAGGCGTTCGTCGCTCATCACTTCCCGGATGCGGTCACCGCGCTCGTCGTCCCGCTCGCGACGGCCATCTCCCTCCTGTGGATTGACTGGCGCATGGCCCTTGCCAGCCTCGTGATGGCGCCGCTCGCCGTCATGGCGATGGCCGTCGCCATGCGCGAGGTCGGCAAGGCCCATCAACAGTGGAACGCGCTCCAGAGCCGGATGAACCGCTCGCTGCTCGAATACCTGCGGGGCATCCACGTCATCAAGACCTTCGGCCTGTCCGCGCGGCGCTTCAGCGACCTCTCAAGCTCCATCGAGGAAGGGCTCTCGTGGATGGAGGGTTTCATGCGCACCAACGGCCGTGGCTACGGTGCGTTCGGCGCGCTCATCGGCTCGAGCCTCGTCGTCCTCGTCCCCATGGGGGGTTGGCTCTACACGCGCGGCACGCTTTCGCTCGAGTCGCTCGTGCTCTTCCTCGTACTCGGGCCACAGCTCCTCATGTCGATGATGCGGCTGATGTTCGCGTGGGGCAACGCTGACCGCATCCAAGCGGGCAACGCGCGCATCCAGGCCATCCTCGCGGCGCCCGACCTCGAGACTCCCACGAGCGCCGCGCGGCCCTCGCACGATGGCGTCGCGTTCCGTGGCGTCAGTTTCCGTTACGAGGACGGCGGTCCGGAGGTTCTCCGCGACGTCTCCTTCGAAGCGCCCGCGGGCAAGGTCACGGCACTGGTCGGACCTTCGGGCGCAGGCAAGACGACGCTCGTGAGGCTCGTGCCTCGGCTCTGGGAGGCGACGAACGGCGCGGTGGAACTCGGTGGCGTCGACGTGCGCGCGCTCCCGCTCGACCAGCTGCTCTCCCACCTCTCGATGGTGTTCCAGGACGTCTTCCTCTTCCACGGCACCGTTCGCGAGAACCTGCGTCTCGCTCGGCCCGATGCCACCGATGCGCAAGTCGATGCCGCGTGTCGCGCCGCGCGTGCGTACGACTTCATCCAGGCGCTTCCCGGGAAGTACGACACGCTGCTCGGTGAGCGCGGCGCCCGCCTCTCCGGGGGCGAGAAGCAACGCCTGTCCATCGCGCGGGCGCTCCTCAAGGACGCCCCGGTGCTGCTGCTCGACGAGGCGACGGCTTTCGCCGACCCCGAGAACGAGGCGCGCATCCAAGAAGCGCTGTCCGCGCTATGCGCGGGGCGGACGGTGCTCGTCGTCGCGCACCGGCTTTCGACCATCGCCACCGCGGACCACATCGTCGTCCTCGACGGCGGGCGCGTGAATGACCAGGGGACGCACGACGAATTGCTCGCGCGCTGCGCGTTGTACCAGCAACTCTGGCGCAGCCACACCGAAGCGCTCGACTGGTCACTGGGCGATCCGGGCACTCCTGACGTTCAGAAGGAGGTGGTGTGA
- a CDS encoding ABC transporter ATP-binding protein — translation MLRELFMLGERLAGRKDARLRRGLLFAFAEALAVAAPYTLVLFFVREALEHRLSMHLTWWLTGGIALSVLLRLAFSIRAMSNIFVAAHALMGQARIRTADHLRRLPMGFFTQRRSGELAGVLTTDVALVEDVWSHTIGIFTASFALPMLVGLGLCFLDWRLGLVILAALPVALLVLAATTPLFVREFEAVLEASADVNARVVEYVQGIAVLRAFGRHGEVYQRFVKAMERLRDALIRADVLPSPLLAVFGFVVEMSFVAVAYAGSTLALRGSIQPGVLLVFLIVTVGVVRQVADLGVALLMLRASQRALGRVDRLLAEKPLPEPSVRAASIQKFDVEVDTVSFAYEDATVLDGVSVTFPERSLTALVGASGSGKSTLVHLVARLWDIPRQGAIRIGGVDIRDIPFEELHQHLAMVFQDVVLFSGTILDNLRVGRPDASLEEVQRAARAARAHDFITALPNGYDTLLGEGGGTLSGGERQRLSIARAILKDAPIVLLDEATASVDASAEAEIQRAIDELVRKKTVVVIAHRLRTVRRAHRIIVLDKGRVAESGTHDELLAKRGVYAALWQEQERAKGWRLAASTAARVTEEQT, via the coding sequence ATGCTCAGGGAACTCTTCATGCTCGGCGAGCGGCTCGCGGGCCGAAAGGACGCACGGCTCCGGCGCGGCCTTCTCTTCGCCTTTGCCGAGGCACTCGCGGTCGCCGCGCCCTACACACTGGTCCTCTTCTTCGTTCGTGAAGCGCTCGAGCACCGGCTCTCGATGCACCTGACGTGGTGGCTCACCGGCGGCATCGCGCTCTCGGTGCTGCTGCGCCTGGCGTTCTCGATCAGAGCGATGTCCAACATCTTCGTCGCCGCGCACGCGCTCATGGGGCAAGCGCGCATCCGCACCGCCGACCACCTGCGGCGCCTGCCCATGGGGTTCTTCACGCAGCGAAGGAGCGGTGAACTGGCAGGCGTGCTCACCACCGATGTCGCGCTTGTCGAAGACGTGTGGTCGCACACCATCGGCATCTTCACGGCGAGCTTCGCACTGCCGATGCTCGTCGGTCTCGGCCTCTGTTTCCTCGATTGGCGCCTGGGGCTCGTCATCCTCGCCGCCCTACCGGTGGCGCTCCTCGTGCTGGCCGCGACCACGCCCCTCTTCGTGCGTGAGTTCGAAGCCGTGCTCGAGGCCTCGGCGGATGTCAACGCCCGCGTCGTCGAATACGTGCAGGGCATCGCCGTGCTTCGGGCGTTCGGCCGGCACGGCGAGGTCTACCAGCGCTTCGTGAAAGCAATGGAGCGCCTGCGCGACGCCCTCATTCGCGCCGATGTCTTGCCCTCCCCGCTGCTCGCCGTGTTCGGCTTCGTCGTCGAGATGAGCTTTGTCGCGGTGGCGTACGCAGGAAGCACCCTGGCGTTGCGCGGTTCGATTCAGCCCGGGGTGCTGCTCGTCTTCCTCATCGTGACGGTTGGGGTCGTTCGCCAGGTCGCGGATCTCGGAGTGGCTCTGCTCATGCTTCGAGCGTCTCAGCGCGCGCTCGGTCGCGTTGATCGGCTACTCGCGGAGAAGCCGCTCCCGGAACCGTCCGTAAGAGCGGCGTCGATCCAGAAGTTCGACGTGGAGGTCGACACAGTGTCCTTCGCGTACGAAGACGCGACCGTGCTCGACGGCGTCTCGGTGACGTTCCCCGAGCGCTCGCTGACCGCGCTCGTCGGTGCCTCGGGCTCAGGCAAGTCGACGCTGGTCCACCTCGTGGCGCGGCTGTGGGACATTCCGCGCCAGGGTGCCATCCGCATCGGCGGTGTCGATATCCGGGACATTCCGTTCGAGGAACTGCACCAGCACCTCGCGATGGTGTTCCAGGACGTCGTCCTCTTCTCCGGGACCATCCTCGACAACCTGCGCGTTGGACGGCCCGACGCCTCGCTCGAGGAAGTCCAGCGGGCAGCGCGGGCAGCGCGCGCCCACGACTTCATCACCGCCTTGCCGAACGGCTACGACACCCTGCTTGGGGAAGGAGGAGGAACCCTCTCGGGGGGTGAGCGTCAGCGCTTGTCCATCGCCCGTGCCATCCTCAAGGACGCCCCCATTGTGCTTCTCGACGAGGCCACTGCCTCCGTCGACGCGTCGGCGGAGGCTGAAATCCAGCGCGCCATCGACGAACTGGTCAGGAAGAAGACCGTCGTCGTGATCGCACATCGGCTGCGCACCGTGCGGCGGGCGCACCGCATCATCGTGCTCGACAAGGGGCGCGTCGCGGAGTCAGGCACGCACGACGAATTGCTCGCGAAGCGCGGCGTCTACGCAGCGCTCTGGCAGGAACAGGAGCGGGCCAAGGGCTGGCGGCTCGCTGCGAGTACAGCCGCCCGCGTCACCGAGGAGCAGACCTGA
- a CDS encoding DUF3943 domain-containing protein: MNSLPVHRVSGLLLVFALVSGGDAGAAPADAPLASKECVEAVPAEPRLLVPELVHPPRRAIWNAPDGGGRNFVVPIVEMGAFHAIFWGTAKLLGKPYADISLETMRRNVADGWEWDEDAFATNALGHPYQGSLAYTAARSSGFGFWGSVPFTVASSVLWELFMESETPSTNDLITTSIGGVVLGEVLHRTALAILDEGEPTVARSVLSLLVEPVGGINRYLFGRRKNDFLPVQGNFLQLMAGFTSNVDNYNDIDGTRFDVPNKMEGHLGVEMVYGPPLLTTGDYDQPFDYFTLTARMGFSRDTLTVGFFSRGLLYGDRFKFRSISGLWGLMAGYDFANPNTLRVSTVSLGIGGVAQVPLTSQLTLDVTANMAGVPFGHGGGLTSPESARDYHFGPGAQSAFELGLVRRGVGRVGVSVRNYLISGAFLGEGVELITYATARAELLLAGQHGVALEAFVANRAGEFGSDSDAIRQRATQIRLLWTVSKGTGFGTR, encoded by the coding sequence ATGAACTCGCTCCCCGTGCATCGCGTCTCAGGCCTGCTTCTTGTGTTCGCGCTCGTCTCAGGAGGCGACGCAGGCGCGGCGCCCGCGGATGCCCCCCTGGCGTCGAAGGAGTGCGTCGAGGCCGTTCCCGCGGAGCCCCGGCTTCTCGTGCCGGAGCTCGTGCACCCGCCTCGCCGCGCCATCTGGAACGCGCCGGACGGAGGAGGGCGCAATTTCGTTGTGCCCATCGTGGAGATGGGCGCCTTCCACGCCATCTTCTGGGGGACGGCGAAGCTCCTCGGAAAGCCCTACGCGGACATCTCGCTGGAGACCATGCGCCGCAACGTCGCCGATGGCTGGGAGTGGGACGAGGATGCGTTCGCGACCAATGCGCTCGGGCACCCCTACCAGGGCTCGTTGGCCTACACCGCGGCGCGCTCGAGCGGCTTCGGCTTCTGGGGCTCGGTCCCGTTCACGGTCGCGTCAAGCGTGTTGTGGGAGCTGTTCATGGAGTCTGAGACTCCATCCACGAACGACCTCATTACAACGTCCATCGGGGGCGTCGTGCTGGGCGAGGTCCTGCATCGCACCGCGCTCGCGATTCTCGACGAAGGCGAACCCACGGTGGCGCGCTCGGTGCTCTCGCTGCTTGTCGAACCCGTGGGCGGCATCAACCGTTACCTCTTCGGCCGCCGTAAGAACGACTTCCTCCCGGTGCAGGGGAACTTCCTCCAGTTGATGGCCGGCTTCACGAGCAACGTCGACAACTACAACGACATCGACGGCACGCGCTTCGATGTTCCCAACAAGATGGAGGGGCACCTTGGCGTCGAAATGGTCTACGGCCCCCCGCTGCTCACCACGGGCGACTATGACCAGCCCTTCGACTACTTCACGCTCACCGCGCGCATGGGCTTCTCGCGTGACACGCTGACGGTGGGGTTCTTCAGCCGGGGGCTTCTCTACGGCGACCGCTTCAAGTTCCGCTCCATATCGGGGCTCTGGGGCTTGATGGCGGGCTACGACTTCGCCAATCCGAACACGCTGCGCGTTTCCACGGTCAGCCTCGGCATCGGCGGCGTGGCGCAGGTTCCCCTCACGTCGCAGCTCACCCTGGACGTCACCGCGAACATGGCCGGTGTGCCGTTTGGCCATGGCGGCGGTCTCACCTCGCCGGAGTCCGCTCGTGACTACCACTTCGGGCCTGGGGCGCAGTCGGCCTTCGAGCTGGGCTTGGTGCGGCGGGGTGTCGGGCGCGTCGGCGTGTCCGTGCGCAACTATCTCATCTCGGGCGCCTTCCTCGGTGAGGGCGTGGAGCTCATCACCTATGCCACCGCGCGAGCCGAGCTCCTGCTCGCCGGCCAACACGGCGTGGCGCTCGAAGCCTTCGTCGCCAACCGCGCGGGTGAGTTCGGCAGCGATTCCGACGCCATCCGCCAGCGTGCAACGCAAATCCGTCTGCTGTGGACGGTCTCGAAGGGCACGGGCTTCGGAACGCGCTGA